Within Amedibacterium intestinale, the genomic segment ACGTTTATCCTCAGGATTTTGGAAAATCTTACTTGTATTATTAAATTCAATGACTTCCCCTAATAAGAAGAAAGCTGTATCATCACTGACACGAGATGCCTGCTGCATAGAGTGCGTTACAATTACAATCGTATAATCTTTCTTTAATTCTTCAATCAAGTCCTCTATTTTACTAGTCGCAATAGGGTCTAATGCACTTGTAGGCTCATCCATTAAGATTACTTCTGGTTCCATGGCGATTGCTCTTGCGATACATAAACGCTGCTGCTGTCCACCTGATAAACCAAAGGCACTATCGTGTAAGCGATCTTTTACTTCTTCCCATAAGGCTGCTTTTTCTAATGACTGCTGTACGATTTCATCCAGTACTTTTTTATTTTTGATACCCTGACATTTAGGACCATAGGTAATGTTATCATAAATTGACATTGGAAATGGATTTGGTTTCTGAAATACCATACCTACCTGTGTACGCAAATCTACAACATTTAATTTATCGCTGTGAATATCCGTTCCATCAATTTCAATCGTACCTTGTATACGACATCCATCAATCAAATCGTTCATACGATTCAAACAGCGAAGAAAGGTTGATTTCCCGCATCCACTAGGTCCAATCAATGCAGTAACTTTGTTTTTCTTAATATCCAGCGCTACATTTTTAAGTGCGTGTTTTTCTCCATAATATAAATTTAGATTATCTACATGAAAGATCGTGTTTTCCATTTGTTTTCCTCCTAATACCATGCCTTACTGAAACGTTTGCTTAAGTATTTTACTGTAATATTTAAAATTAGTACGAATACAAGAATAATAATTGAAATAGCACATGCCAGTTCAAAGTTTGGTTGTTCACTACTCATAATGTTATAAATCTGAACTGCAAGAGATGTCCCCTGTGTTGTTAAAGTAGGTGCATCGTTTACATAAGTTCCCATGGTATAAATCAATGCCGCACTTTCACCAATCACACGTCCAATACTTAACAATACCCCAGTTAAAATACCAGGAACTGCACATGGAAGAACAACTTTAAAAATCGTTTGACTTTGGTTTGCCCCTACCGATAAAGAAGCATCACGCAAAGACTGTGGAACTACAATAAGTGCTTCTTCCGTAGAGCGAATGATCGTTGGAAGAAGAATGATTGCCATCGTTAGTCCACCTAGTAAAACATTTGTAGTTTTTGCGCCAAACAATTGTGTTACTGGGAATAAAACTGTTACCCCCATCAAACCAAAGATAATACTAGGTACTCCTGTTAACATTTCAATACCACTTCGAATAATGGAAGTTAATTTATTCACTTTTGCATATTCATGCAGATAAATCGCAGCTGCAATTCCTAAAGGAAGAGCAATCAATAAAGATACAGCAATCAGATACAAAGTTGTGATAATAGAACCGCGAACTCCTCCACCTGGTGTTTTAAAATAGACTTTTCCAATAGATACTGCCTGTGTATCCAAGGTATCTGCCAAATCTTTTGCACTTTGGCTCATAATCGCACCACCAATGCCACCAACACCATTCGCATCTGTATATGGAAGATTTTCTACCTGATACCCTACTTCCACTTGTCGTTTATCTTTTGTTTTTACACTTTCATCGATCATTTTCAAAAAAGGAGAGTTTTTATCGATGTATTCTACAAGTATGATATCATCTTTATTTGTATCTTTTGCATCTACAAAACCAATTCCCCATTTGCTGCTGAAGAAAACATTTTCATCTAAATCTGATGGACGCTCAAAATTACCAGGTTTATTATACGCTTCTTCTACACTTAACATATAATTGCTGGACCAGTAATTTCCCGTCAGCATTTTTAACCCCAATGTTCCAGAACCTTTGGAAAAGATAAATACAAAGATTGCCAAAAGTACGAAAACACTTAGTGCACTGGAAAGATAGGTTATGATATTTAAAACACTATCTTTTATTTTACGTTTCTTTTTCATTGTTTCAGATGCTGCTATCATTTCACATTCCCTACTTTCTTTTTCACAAGATTCAACAACAGATTAGAAAGCAGGATGACTGCCATCAGCACAAGACCTGCAGAGAATCGAATATCATAATCTAAACCGGATGTTTCTTTTAAACCGGATAACATCGTTGTAGTTAAGGTACGTGTAGTATCAAATAGATTTACCGTTGGTCCAAACATTTTATTTCCAGCTACCATCGCAACGGCAGTTGCTTCACCAAAGGCACGACCAATACCTAAGATTGCCCCTGCAAAAATTCCTGATTTTGCACTTGCCAGCACAACTTTAAAGTTTGTTTGTGTTTTTGTAGCACCTAGTGCCAGGCTTCCAAGCTCAATATCTGGATCAACAGATCGAATTGCTGTAATACTTAAAGAAGTAATTGTTGGATAAATCATAATAGCAAGTAATAAAATTACTGCTAGTAAGGAACTTCCACCAGCGGTAACATAACCAAAGCTGGCAGCTAATTTACTAACCAATACAGTAATGGTACCAGAAGCAAATACCCCATAAACAACAGATGGAATAGATGCTAAAAGTTCGACTACTGTTGTCATGACTGCAGATACTTTTTTAGGCGCAATCTTTACAATAAACAACGCACTTAATACGGATAATGGAAAAGAAATCAACAATGCTCCAAAAGAGGAAACAAGAGTATTGATGATGATAAATCCAACTCCATATACGCCCTGATCTTTTCTCCATAAAGTTCCAAATAGAAAATCTAAGAAATTTACTTGTCCATACTGATAATCAGGCATGAATGGAGAAATTCCCTTCAAGCTGATAAATATGATAATTATCGCAATCGCACTGGAAGATAAAAGTGCAGCCAGCATGAACAGAAATCGCATTCGCATATCTTTCTTTAGTTTTTTCGCATTTTTTTCTGAGCTAATATACCCTCTGACATAAGTCTTCATTTCATCACCAATCCTTATTCCTATACAGTAAATAACAGCCTGACCCGCAGGCTGTTTATGCGATTACTTACGCTTTTATTTATTTAACATCTTCCCAGTTTGTTGTTTCCCCTTTGAAGATAGACTGTAACTGAGCCTGTGTCATATTGCTTGTTGGGTTGTCTTTCTGTACAACTGCAACAACGGCATCAATACAGTACTGTCCACTTTCCATTGCACTTGTGATATCTCCATCTTCATCTTTAAATTCACGAGAAGCAAAACCGATATCAGCAGCGTTAGGACCATCTTTTTCTCCACCAAGAACACGTTTTACAGCATCTCCACTACCTGTCTGGTTCATAACAAATTTGAAGTTACCTGCCATTGGTGAGAATGCTTCCAATGTTGCTTTTACTGTTTTTTCTACAGAAGTAGAACCACCTGTTGTAATCGTAATTCCAGAATTATCTTTTTCTAATACTGGATATTTTTTCGCAAGTTCTGCCCATGGAGTTGCTTTTGATAAATCAACTTCTCCACCATTTTTCTGAACGATTGTCATACCTTCTTTAGAATTCTGAATGAAGTCTAGATATGCAGCAACTAACTGTTCTTTATCTTCACTTCCAAAATCACCTTTTGCACGAGTAACGTAATTAAATGGTCTTTGTAATTTGTAAGAACCATCAAGAACTGTTTCACTAGATGCTGTTACTCCTTCATACTGTACAGCTTTTACATTGTTTTTCTCAAAATCTGTTGATAAGGATGTATATCCAATACCATTTGCATCCTGTCCAACTTTTGCGGCCATATCATCATTTGATGATACTTCTGTTGCAGATTTTGTTAATTCCTTTTCAAAACCTACACCTTTTTCAAAAGCTTCTCTTGTACCACTTGTGGAATCACGAGTGTATACATGAATTTCCCCTTTCAATCCAGTTGCAGAAGCATCTTTTCCATCTCCGCCTGTACTTCCACATCCTGCTAACATTGCAACTACAAATAAACTAGCTAATAATTTTTTCATTTATAACTCTCCTCCTTGAAGACAGTTATAGAATACAACAAGTTTATGAATTCCATATTTCATTCTTGTTAAGAAATTGTTAAATTCTGTTTTTTTACCTTATATATTGAAATATTAAAAAACGGATATTCTTACTATCCGTTTAAATAATCTTTATTTAATTATTTATTTTCCTAAACCAGCTGCAGCGCAGAAAAAATTTCTCACTTAACATTCCAGCACATAACATGGATGCAATAGGAACCGTTAATACAATTCCTAATGTTCCAGTAATTCCCTGCGCAAATTCAATTGTAATATAATTCGAATTCATCAGCTGCTTAACATCTACATTAAACGAAAACAAAACTAGCAAGGATACAAACGCACTTCCTGCAAATGCCAGAATTAACGTATTCGTCATGGTACCTATCATATCTTTTCCTATTTCAAGTCCAGAATGAAATAATTCCTTTGTGGTAATATCTGGCTTATGTGTACGAATTTCGAATAAAGAAGATGTAATCGACATTGCCACATCCATAATTGCACCTAAGGAAGAAATTAAAATTCCTGCAAACATAATATCTTTTATAGATAATCCTGTTTCAGCACTGATTAAAATTAAACTCTCTGCTTCTTCACTGCTAAATCCATCGATATGCAACAAAAAAGACATAAAGTAAAAGCATAATGAACAAAGCAACACTCCACTGATCGTAGATAAAATTGCGCTATACGTTTTGATAGAATGACCATTTAACAAAAGCAACGTGACAACTGTTGATAAGGCTATTACAAGTACAGTCATGAGCAAAGGCGGATATCCGGAAAATACAGTCGGCAATAAAACATAAATGATGAGATACAAAGAATATGCTAATCCAATAATTGATTTCACGCCTTTTCCTTTACCTATAAAAATAACCGCAAGACATAAGATGGATATAAAAAGAATCATTCCAAATGATCGGTCATATTGATAAACGGTATAATAGGGCTCAATGTTTTCCGGCTCATCAGCATTAACTATAATTTTTGTTCCTTCCTTTACTACTACATTATGAACAGCTGTTACATAATTGTTAATTTCTACCCTTTCCCCTTTATGCTTTCCTTCTAAAAATTCTACTTCGATATTTTGCTGACCTAAATTTAGTTTTAATTTTTCATCATATGTTAAAGTATTACTTTTTACTTTCGTAACCTTTGCAGAAATATAATAATTTGCACTGTTATTTACTCTTGAGTATTCTTTTTTATAAAATTTATTAAATAATAAGGAGAATAACATGGTTAAAATCATTATGATTAAAACCACCTTATTCTCTTTTAACTGTTTTATCATTTATTATTTAGATTCTTTTTTATTTTTTCTCAAGACAACAGCACTGCCTAATGCTCCAACCATCATGAAAGCATAAGGAATTACATTCATTTGTACACCTGTTTTAACATCATCTTTAGATGAAACATTCTGTGTATTCTCAGAATTTACAGGTTTTTTATCATTGTCTGACAATTGTGGTACCTCTGGCAATTGTGGTGTCTGCGTACCTGTATCTGGTTTATTTACATCCTGTCCTTCCTGATTTCCAGATTCTGTATCCCCTGTATTACCTGTACCATTTCCATCATCTGTTGCTGCTTTTTCATTCACAAGAACAAAACTTCCTAAATCTTTAGTTGTTACGATAATAGAAGAGCCATCTACTGTATAAGAAAGCTTATTTAGAGTGTAATTTTTTGCTGTATCAGATAATTTATAAACACCTAAATGATTTACATCAAATCCAGCTGGAAGATCAAATTTAATTTTAATATCTCCTGTTGGTAAAATATTTATATTATTTTTTACCAATGCAATATCAATAATATTAAATTCTTTATCTTTATATTGTGATTTTACATAATCATAAACTGTTCCTTCTTTAATATCCTGAACCTGGAACTGTGCATCCTTTTCGATAGAACCAGCAGGAGCTGTAATTTCTGTTTTCACTGATGTTTCATCAGATGAAACTACAACATCTTCACTATTTACTTGTGGAGATTTTTTTACACTAAATTCATCAAGCAGTTCCCAGCTGCTGTCATTATATAAATAGGTTGACATTTTAAATTCATTGTCACTAACTTCAACATTCGAAATTGTACGTTTTTTAGACTGATCCATTTTTGCAGCAAATGGGAAATCCATATTTGTTTTAATATCATAATACTTACTTCCACTAGCTGAGTTTGCAGTTAAATATACAATACCATCAGGATCTGTTACACTTTTTAAGTTTGTGGTATCCGTAACAACTTCTTGTCCTTTCATAACATGTGTACGTGTATAAACATGATCATGTCCCATTAAAACAACATCAATTCCTAATTCATCAAAAACTGGTGGAAGTTCATTTCTTCGCTGAATAATATCTCCATCTGTTGTATGACTTGCAGTTGAATAAACAGAGTGGTGGAATACTACAACTTTCCAGCGAACATCTTTATTTTTCGCAATTGCATCTTCCATAAATGCTTTGTGTTCTGCAGTGCTGGTATTATTTGAGTTAATATCCATAAACAATGTATTGTTGTAAACATACCAGTAATCTGTACCTGCTGTAGAATCTCCTAAATCTGCAGATTCATTTGGTAAATTAAAATGCTGATTATAAGAATTTGAACTACTGTCATGATTTCCAATACTTGTTGCCTGTGGCATGCTTGAGAAAATTTCCTGATTTAAATAACCATCATATTGAGACTCATTACTAGCTGTATTTACCTGGTCTCCAGCTGAAAGCAAGAAATTAGGATTGAATTTTTCTTTCGCATCATTTAAAGTTGCACTCCATCCTTCTGCATCACTTTTAGCATTTCCACTGGCCCCAATCTGTGGATCTCCTGCAAAAATAAAGTTATATGATCCGTCAAAATCTTTTGTTTCAAATGTTTTAATATCACTAGCTATATCACCATTTATAACACGATAAGCATATTTTGTGTTTTCTTTCAAATCTTTGATAGTTGCCTGATAATATCGTTTACCAGCATCATTTGATGGATTTGTCAATGCCTTAATTGTTTTGCAATTACTAGGAATTTCTCCATTTACAAGATTCTTGTATTCTGTAACTTCTACCATTCCATCTGCATCCGTATTTGCATACCATGTAAGATTCATGCTTGTTTCATCACTGCCTACAGTAAGATTAATATCCTCTTGTATAACAGGTTCTTCCCCATACAATAACTGCATGTCACTCATTTCAAAATAGACATCTGAACTGCTGCTTCTTCCCTGATGAATTTCAACAGAAACAATGTTTTTTCCGTTATGCAAAACATCTTTTAAATCATCCTTTGATAATTTCATATCAACTGTTTTTGGGCTACTATCATTAGAACCACCATATTCCATATTAGATGTAAAGCCACCATCAGGTTCATCATATGCAGCTACCTTATGTCCATTTATATAAATGATTGCGGCATCATCATATTTGAAATTAGCTGTTAACTCCGTTACTTCTTCTGCATTTTCAATGTTAACTTCTGTTCTAAAGAAAAATGCAGGAACATCTCCGTTATTTTTATCACCATTGATATATTGATTTAATAATACCGTAGGTGTGCATCCTCCACCTACATCATCCAACTTGCCATTTTTAGCACCAAATTTTCCAGCTGCTTTATCCCAGCCGCTGATATCATAAGTATCTTTTGTCCACGCAAAACGATCTTCTGGTGTTCCCGGATCTACATTGTTATCCAAATAAGACCATTGTGTATTCGCATTGATTAATTGCACTTTTTCTGTTTGTTTTGTATTTCTAGTTGCTTTTACCTTTATTGGAGTAACAGGATACGTTTGTGCTACCTGTACTGCCCCCATTGTTAACAGCAACGTTGCTGCTGATGCTTTTAAAACCTTGTTTTTATTCATCTTATATCCTCCTCATGAACTGAACGCCCATACTTTAACATAAGAAAAATATGAATCCAATACATTTAACGTTATATTTACACAAGGAAATCATATCTTTACATTTCTTTGTTTTTTATGTATTTCAAAAGTAGGAACTACTACATTCAACGATAGTTTTAATTATTTCAATTTGTCTTGAAACATAAAAAAACGATAACTGTTGTTACCTGCCAATAACATGTTATCGTTTTTTTACTTTTTATTTTTCTAATGCCATGACTTTATCAATTCTTCTTTGATGACGTTCTTCATTAGAGAATGGAGTATTGATCCAAATGTTTACAATTTCTTTTGCCAGTAATTCTCCTGTTACAAGCTGTCCAATTGCCAATACATTTGTATCGTTATGTTCTCTTGTAAGTTTTGCACTTACTGGATCGCTTATCAATGCACAGCGAACTCCTTTTATTTTATTTGCGGTAATACTTGCCCCAACTCCTGTACTGCACAATACAATTCCTCGATCATTTTTTCCTTCTCCAACAGATTTTGCTGCAGGTGCAACCGTATCTGGATAATCCATAGAATCTTTTGTATGTGTCCCAAAATCTTCTACTTCATGTCCCATTTCGACAAGCATTTCTTTAATCATATTTTTGTAATCTAGCGCGCCATGATCACAAGCCATCGCAATTTTCATATTTTATCTCTCCTTTTTACCTTCCTAATTCCATAAACATTATAACAGAAAGACTGTGTTTCTCAAAACGTTAATACAAATGATATCAGTTATTTTATAGTATTTGAGACAAACAATCCACAAGCTCATTCATGGATGCAATCATATAATACGACATTTCCTGTGTTCTTCCACAGCTAAGATGATCCCTATTCACCCAAATACGTTTCCATCCCATCTTTGCTGCTGGTACGATATCCCACCAATATCCTTTCGCAATATGACAATGGTTTGCATCAGACAGATGAAACGTATCTTCTGTTAAGGAAAAAAAGTTTAAAGATGGTTTATAACAATGACAATCTTCTGCGCAAATGGCATCATCAAAAAGATAGTCTAAACTTTTCTGATGCCATTCTAACATTTCTTTTGTACAGTTTGACATTAATATAAGCCTATATCCCTGTTTTTTACATTCTTTTAAAGCATTCATAACATCAGAAAACGGGTGAAAAAAACGATGTATATCCAAAATCTCATCATAGGAAGCAACATAAACATTTGTATTCATTTCCATATCACAATAAGAAAGAACTTCATATAATAATTCATCATAAGAACGAAAATCTTCACCATACATCAAACGATCTTCATAATTATGAAAAATTTCTACCGCTTTTTTACCAAATCCGCCCTTTTTATCTCCTATCTTTTGTATGTATGCATATAAATTGGAAGTATCAAGTAATGTTCCATAACAATCAAATGTTAATATCTTATTCATATTTCCTCCTTCTTTTTCACTAGTTCCTTTTATAGATTACTTCTCTAACATGCAGGAATTTAAAACTAACTTCTAAAAGTGCTTCTAAATAAGTTTGTAAGATACAATAATATTTTATCATTGATCCAATATCGCAACAATCCTGTAAAATCAAGAGGATAATTTGATATCTATCTTTTCATAGAAAAAAGCGGTTTTCACCGCTTCTTTGTTATATTATTTTTCTTTGTCAAAGTATTTTGAAATTAACTTATCCAATTCTCCATTTTCTTTCATTTCTTTGATTACACCATTTACTTCTTCACAAAGTGCAGTATTTCCTTTTTTAAACGCAAATACATTCCCTTCTGAGTCTGTACCAACATCTAATCTGAAAGTTGCTAAATCATCATTTTTTTCAACATATTCATCCGCAACTGCCTTTTCTACTACAATAAAGTCAATACGTTTATTTTTGATTTCCTGTACCATCTGTGCATAGTTTTGTCTTGAATCTACCTTTAATTCATATTCATCTTTAATCTCATTTACGGTT encodes:
- the pstB gene encoding phosphate ABC transporter ATP-binding protein PstB; this translates as MENTIFHVDNLNLYYGEKHALKNVALDIKKNKVTALIGPSGCGKSTFLRCLNRMNDLIDGCRIQGTIEIDGTDIHSDKLNVVDLRTQVGMVFQKPNPFPMSIYDNITYGPKCQGIKNKKVLDEIVQQSLEKAALWEEVKDRLHDSAFGLSGGQQQRLCIARAIAMEPEVILMDEPTSALDPIATSKIEDLIEELKKDYTIVIVTHSMQQASRVSDDTAFFLLGEVIEFNNTSKIFQNPEDKRTEDYITGRFG
- the pstA gene encoding phosphate ABC transporter permease PstA, which gives rise to MIAASETMKKKRKIKDSVLNIITYLSSALSVFVLLAIFVFIFSKGSGTLGLKMLTGNYWSSNYMLSVEEAYNKPGNFERPSDLDENVFFSSKWGIGFVDAKDTNKDDIILVEYIDKNSPFLKMIDESVKTKDKRQVEVGYQVENLPYTDANGVGGIGGAIMSQSAKDLADTLDTQAVSIGKVYFKTPGGGVRGSIITTLYLIAVSLLIALPLGIAAAIYLHEYAKVNKLTSIIRSGIEMLTGVPSIIFGLMGVTVLFPVTQLFGAKTTNVLLGGLTMAIILLPTIIRSTEEALIVVPQSLRDASLSVGANQSQTIFKVVLPCAVPGILTGVLLSIGRVIGESAALIYTMGTYVNDAPTLTTQGTSLAVQIYNIMSSEQPNFELACAISIIILVFVLILNITVKYLSKRFSKAWY
- the pstC gene encoding phosphate ABC transporter permease subunit PstC, producing the protein MKTYVRGYISSEKNAKKLKKDMRMRFLFMLAALLSSSAIAIIIIFISLKGISPFMPDYQYGQVNFLDFLFGTLWRKDQGVYGVGFIIINTLVSSFGALLISFPLSVLSALFIVKIAPKKVSAVMTTVVELLASIPSVVYGVFASGTITVLVSKLAASFGYVTAGGSSLLAVILLLAIMIYPTITSLSITAIRSVDPDIELGSLALGATKTQTNFKVVLASAKSGIFAGAILGIGRAFGEATAVAMVAGNKMFGPTVNLFDTTRTLTTTMLSGLKETSGLDYDIRFSAGLVLMAVILLSNLLLNLVKKKVGNVK
- a CDS encoding HAD family hydrolase, coding for MNKILTFDCYGTLLDTSNLYAYIQKIGDKKGGFGKKAVEIFHNYEDRLMYGEDFRSYDELLYEVLSYCDMEMNTNVYVASYDEILDIHRFFHPFSDVMNALKECKKQGYRLILMSNCTKEMLEWHQKSLDYLFDDAICAEDCHCYKPSLNFFSLTEDTFHLSDANHCHIAKGYWWDIVPAAKMGWKRIWVNRDHLSCGRTQEMSYYMIASMNELVDCLSQIL
- a CDS encoding purple acid phosphatase family protein, with product MNKNKVLKASAATLLLTMGAVQVAQTYPVTPIKVKATRNTKQTEKVQLINANTQWSYLDNNVDPGTPEDRFAWTKDTYDISGWDKAAGKFGAKNGKLDDVGGGCTPTVLLNQYINGDKNNGDVPAFFFRTEVNIENAEEVTELTANFKYDDAAIIYINGHKVAAYDEPDGGFTSNMEYGGSNDSSPKTVDMKLSKDDLKDVLHNGKNIVSVEIHQGRSSSSDVYFEMSDMQLLYGEEPVIQEDINLTVGSDETSMNLTWYANTDADGMVEVTEYKNLVNGEIPSNCKTIKALTNPSNDAGKRYYQATIKDLKENTKYAYRVINGDIASDIKTFETKDFDGSYNFIFAGDPQIGASGNAKSDAEGWSATLNDAKEKFNPNFLLSAGDQVNTASNESQYDGYLNQEIFSSMPQATSIGNHDSSSNSYNQHFNLPNESADLGDSTAGTDYWYVYNNTLFMDINSNNTSTAEHKAFMEDAIAKNKDVRWKVVVFHHSVYSTASHTTDGDIIQRRNELPPVFDELGIDVVLMGHDHVYTRTHVMKGQEVVTDTTNLKSVTDPDGIVYLTANSASGSKYYDIKTNMDFPFAAKMDQSKKRTISNVEVSDNEFKMSTYLYNDSSWELLDEFSVKKSPQVNSEDVVVSSDETSVKTEITAPAGSIEKDAQFQVQDIKEGTVYDYVKSQYKDKEFNIIDIALVKNNINILPTGDIKIKFDLPAGFDVNHLGVYKLSDTAKNYTLNKLSYTVDGSSIIVTTKDLGSFVLVNEKAATDDGNGTGNTGDTESGNQEGQDVNKPDTGTQTPQLPEVPQLSDNDKKPVNSENTQNVSSKDDVKTGVQMNVIPYAFMMVGALGSAVVLRKNKKESK
- a CDS encoding substrate-binding domain-containing protein, which gives rise to MKKLLASLFVVAMLAGCGSTGGDGKDASATGLKGEIHVYTRDSTSGTREAFEKGVGFEKELTKSATEVSSNDDMAAKVGQDANGIGYTSLSTDFEKNNVKAVQYEGVTASSETVLDGSYKLQRPFNYVTRAKGDFGSEDKEQLVAAYLDFIQNSKEGMTIVQKNGGEVDLSKATPWAELAKKYPVLEKDNSGITITTGGSTSVEKTVKATLEAFSPMAGNFKFVMNQTGSGDAVKRVLGGEKDGPNAADIGFASREFKDEDGDITSAMESGQYCIDAVVAVVQKDNPTSNMTQAQLQSIFKGETTNWEDVK
- a CDS encoding YibE/F family protein; the encoded protein is MILTMLFSLLFNKFYKKEYSRVNNSANYYISAKVTKVKSNTLTYDEKLKLNLGQQNIEVEFLEGKHKGERVEINNYVTAVHNVVVKEGTKIIVNADEPENIEPYYTVYQYDRSFGMILFISILCLAVIFIGKGKGVKSIIGLAYSLYLIIYVLLPTVFSGYPPLLMTVLVIALSTVVTLLLLNGHSIKTYSAILSTISGVLLCSLCFYFMSFLLHIDGFSSEEAESLILISAETGLSIKDIMFAGILISSLGAIMDVAMSITSSLFEIRTHKPDITTKELFHSGLEIGKDMIGTMTNTLILAFAGSAFVSLLVLFSFNVDVKQLMNSNYITIEFAQGITGTLGIVLTVPIASMLCAGMLSEKFFLRCSWFRKINN
- the rpiB gene encoding ribose 5-phosphate isomerase B gives rise to the protein MKIAMACDHGALDYKNMIKEMLVEMGHEVEDFGTHTKDSMDYPDTVAPAAKSVGEGKNDRGIVLCSTGVGASITANKIKGVRCALISDPVSAKLTREHNDTNVLAIGQLVTGELLAKEIVNIWINTPFSNEERHQRRIDKVMALEK